The following coding sequences are from one uncultured Desulfobacter sp. window:
- a CDS encoding PD-(D/E)XK nuclease domain-containing protein, whose translation MDKSGFILGLNVTPEDTTNHGRIDMTVQLNDNKVYLFEFKVVDIDKTPGTARHKSGKKAMQTSFVIIMPKFILSVWNLTEAYATSSGLNGNN comes from the coding sequence GTGGATAAGTCCGGGTTTATTCTTGGACTTAATGTAACCCCTGAGGACACCACCAACCATGGCCGCATTGATATGACCGTCCAACTGAACGATAATAAGGTTTACCTTTTTGAATTCAAGGTTGTGGACATTGACAAAACCCCGGGAACAGCTCGGCACAAATCCGGCAAAAAGGCTATGCAGACAAGTTTCGTGATAATTATGCCGAAATTTATCTTATCGGTGTGGAATTTGACCGAAGCCTACGCAACATCATCCGGTTTGAATGGGAACAATTAA
- a CDS encoding ABC transporter ATP-binding protein has translation MNTLLKLQAYMSGRKALLPSALALSAISSLMGMLPFIFIWLIAGELFKSQADSSPELINTYAWYAMGTAVGGICLYFLALMLSHLAAFRAETNMRRQAMQKIVQLPLGFFDTNTSGRIRKIIDDNASVTHTFLAHQMPDLAGSIMMPIASLVLIFVFDVWLGLACLFPIITAMIIMSSMMGKRGRHFLKKYMDALEEMNTEAVEYVRGIPVVKVFQQTVFSFKNFYNSITRYKEMVSEFTMMREKPMSAYTVIIHGFVYVLVPVAILLMGNSGNLAGVLLDLIFFILITPVFAQSVMKNMYMNQAIGQASEAVNRIETLTNVDPLPVAPNPISGRGHEISFFGASFTYPGSVQKAIDDISFTIPQGKTYALVGASGSGKTTIARLVPRFWDADTGQVTIGGSDVKEIAPKELMAHVSFVFQNTRLFKTTLLENIRYGNPHATAQAIEQAVDLAQCREIIDKLPDGLNTRIGTQGTYLSGGEQQRIALARAILKDAPIVVLDEATAFSDPENEHLIQKALGKLTQGKTVLTIAHRLTSVVDVDSILVIDKGKIAEQGNHHELINRQGVYAGMWNEYQKSIQWTIGKEMKYA, from the coding sequence ATGAATACACTATTAAAATTGCAAGCCTATATGAGCGGCAGAAAAGCTTTGCTGCCCAGCGCATTGGCCTTATCGGCAATCAGTTCCCTGATGGGCATGTTGCCGTTTATTTTTATCTGGTTGATTGCCGGGGAACTGTTTAAATCCCAGGCAGACTCTTCGCCGGAACTGATCAATACCTATGCCTGGTATGCCATGGGAACGGCCGTCGGTGGTATCTGCCTTTATTTTCTGGCACTCATGTTGTCACACCTTGCTGCATTCCGGGCAGAGACCAACATGCGCAGGCAGGCCATGCAAAAGATAGTGCAACTGCCGCTTGGATTTTTCGACACCAACACCAGTGGGCGTATCCGGAAAATCATTGATGACAATGCCAGTGTCACCCACACATTTCTGGCTCACCAAATGCCGGATCTGGCGGGCAGCATCATGATGCCCATCGCATCATTGGTATTGATTTTCGTTTTTGACGTTTGGTTAGGTCTTGCCTGTCTTTTCCCTATCATCACAGCCATGATCATCATGAGTTCAATGATGGGAAAACGGGGGCGTCACTTTCTGAAGAAATACATGGACGCCTTAGAGGAAATGAATACCGAAGCGGTTGAGTATGTAAGGGGAATACCCGTGGTCAAGGTGTTTCAGCAAACGGTTTTCTCGTTCAAAAACTTTTACAACAGCATTACCAGGTATAAAGAGATGGTGTCTGAATTTACCATGATGCGGGAAAAACCCATGTCGGCGTATACAGTCATTATTCATGGATTTGTATATGTTCTTGTCCCAGTGGCCATTTTATTAATGGGAAATTCGGGTAACCTGGCCGGCGTACTGCTGGACCTGATTTTTTTCATTCTGATTACGCCGGTATTTGCCCAAAGTGTCATGAAAAATATGTACATGAACCAGGCCATTGGCCAGGCCTCCGAGGCTGTGAACCGCATAGAGACGTTAACCAATGTTGACCCTTTGCCTGTGGCGCCAAACCCCATATCCGGCAGAGGCCATGAGATATCTTTCTTTGGGGCCTCTTTCACCTACCCGGGCAGCGTGCAAAAGGCAATCGACGACATCAGTTTCACCATCCCCCAAGGCAAGACCTATGCGTTGGTAGGCGCCTCGGGAAGCGGCAAAACAACCATCGCACGCCTTGTCCCCCGGTTTTGGGATGCCGATACAGGCCAGGTGACCATCGGGGGAAGCGACGTGAAGGAGATAGCCCCCAAAGAACTGATGGCGCACGTCTCTTTTGTTTTTCAAAATACCCGGCTGTTTAAAACCACATTATTGGAGAACATCCGCTATGGAAATCCCCATGCAACGGCCCAGGCCATTGAACAGGCCGTTGATCTGGCACAATGCCGGGAGATAATCGATAAACTGCCCGACGGATTAAACACCAGAATCGGCACCCAAGGCACCTATCTATCAGGCGGTGAACAACAACGAATCGCATTGGCAAGAGCCATTTTAAAGGATGCACCCATCGTGGTCCTGGACGAAGCAACAGCCTTCAGTGATCCTGAAAACGAACACTTGATACAAAAAGCGTTGGGCAAACTCACCCAAGGCAAAACCGTTCTGACCATTGCACACCGGTTGACCAGTGTTGTGGATGTGGATTCTATCCTGGTCATTGATAAAGGAAAAATTGCAGAACAGGGGAATCACCATGAACTGATCAACCGGCAAGGGGTCTACGCCGGGATGTGGAATGAATACCAGAAATCAATTCAATGGACCATTGGAAAGGAAATGAAATATGCTTGA